In one window of Lycium ferocissimum isolate CSIRO_LF1 unplaced genomic scaffold, AGI_CSIRO_Lferr_CH_V1 ctg1011, whole genome shotgun sequence DNA:
- the LOC132041415 gene encoding phospholipase A(1) DAD1, chloroplastic-like: protein MEFQGIKNWEGLLDPLDDDLRKEILRYGEFVEAAYRCFDFDVSSPTYATCLYPESSMLANCGLDKSGYKVIKNLYATCATQMPRWTKRFPNLASPRSSWIGYVAVCDDEEEIARLGRHDVVIAYRGTATSSEWLENLRATLTCLPDDMAPENYDPPMVQSGFLSLYTTKNEGDLSLQDTIRKQIGNILDKYSDEPLSITVTGHSLGAALATLTAYDIATQFSHAPIVTVVSFGGPRVGNKSFRCQLEKSGTNVLRIVNSDDPVTKVPGFVIDDDDDDVVEKGSASVAAGMPSWIQNCMEDTQWVYAEVGKELRLSSKDSPQLSKGNVATCHDLKTYLHLVNNFAKEEHKIGQPHERSVALV, encoded by the coding sequence ATGGAATTTCAAGGGATCAAGAATTGGGAAGGCTTGCTTGATCCACTTGATGATGATCTCCGTAAGGAGATCTTAAGGTACGGGGAATTTGTCGAAGCAGCCTACCGCTGCTTCGACTTTGACGTCTCATCCCCCACGTACGCCACGTGTCTTTATCCCGAGAGTTCCATGCTGGCGAATTGCGGGCTAGACAAGAGTGGCTACAAGGTGATCAAGAACTTGTATGCCACGTGTGCAACCCAAATGCCACGGTGGACTAAAAGGTTCCCGAACCTGGCGTCCCCGCGATCCAGCTGGATCGGTTACGTGGCCGTCTGTGATGACGAGGAAGAGATCGCAAGGCTCGGGCGCCACGACGTGGTGATTGCTTATCGCGGCACCGCCACCTCATCGGAATGGCTCGAGAATTTACGCGCCACGTTGACTTGCTTACCGGATGACATGGCGCCCGAAAATTACGACCCACCCATGGTACAAAGTGGATTCTTGAGCTTGTACACAACAAAAAATGAAGGTGACCTAAGTTTGCAGGACACAATTAGAAAACAAATTGGCAACATTCTTGATAAATATAGTGATGAGCCTTTAAGTATAACTGTCACAGGGCATAGTCTTGGCGCTGCCCTTGCAACATTAACAGCGTATGATATTGCTACACAATTTAGTCATGCACCTATAGTCACAGTTGTGTCATTTGGAGGGCCAAGAGTTGGAAACAAAAGTTTCAGATGCCAATTAGAGAAAAGTGGAACAAATGTTCTCCGCATTGTCAACTCCGACGACCCCGTTACAAAAGTCCCAGGATTCGTGAtcgatgacgatgatgatgacgtGGTGGAAAAAGGGAGTGCCAGCGTGGCGGCGGGGATGCCAAGCTGGATACAAAATTGCATGGAGGATACACAATGGGTGTATGCTGAGGTGGGTAAAGAACTTAGACTGAGTAGTAAAGACTCTCCTCAACTAAGCAAAGGGAATGTTGCCACTTGTCATGATCTCAAGACATATCTACACTTAGTGAACAATTTTGCAAAAGAGGAACACAAGATAGGGCAACCCCACGAAAGAAGTGTGGCTCTAGTTTGA